In a genomic window of ANME-2 cluster archaeon:
- a CDS encoding protein-L-isoaspartate(D-aspartate) O-methyltransferase, whose protein sequence is MDFEAERKRLIHSLRTRHEELSGRIFTAMEHVPRHLFVKENERSAAYADYPLGIGSDQTISAPHMVAIMCHLLDLRPGHRVLEVGGGCGYHAAVMAELVRPGGHVYSIERIPTLAEEARQNLLKTGYQDEVTIIIDDGSVGLPEEAPFDRISVACAAPEIPEVLVKQLSVGGMMVIPVGRYMQELYLVTRTNGVKKEPKGGVIFVPLLGKYGFR, encoded by the coding sequence ATGGACTTTGAAGCGGAAAGAAAAAGACTGATACATAGTCTGCGGACCCGCCATGAAGAACTATCCGGGCGGATATTCACGGCAATGGAGCATGTGCCCAGGCACCTGTTCGTGAAGGAGAACGAACGCTCTGCTGCTTATGCAGACTATCCTCTGGGTATTGGTAGTGACCAGACTATCTCGGCCCCGCACATGGTCGCCATAATGTGCCACCTGCTTGACCTGAGACCTGGGCACAGGGTACTTGAGGTGGGTGGTGGCTGCGGGTATCATGCTGCTGTCATGGCTGAACTGGTGCGCCCTGGGGGACATGTCTATTCCATAGAGCGTATCCCGACACTGGCTGAAGAGGCTCGCCAGAACTTGCTCAAGACCGGATACCAGGACGAAGTTACTATCATCATCGACGACGGTAGCGTGGGGTTACCGGAAGAAGCACCCTTTGACAGGATATCGGTAGCATGTGCTGCCCCTGAAATACCTGAGGTACTTGTGAAGCAGTTGAGTGTGGGCGGAATGATGGTAATACCTGTTGGCAGGTACATGCAGGAACTATACCTGGTAACCAGGACCAACGGTGTTAAAAAAGAA